ctctacacaggaaagcttgtattgaaaggtattctaccccaagagatgtatgatcatttccttactctcagtgttggtataagttttcttgtttcgcccacatgtatgtccttaaaatacggcaaatatgctcatgaccttttgctgaattttgtatcaaggtgtggtgatctgtatgggaaagattttctagtctacaatgttcacagtttgattcacctaacagcagatgctgaggaacatggtactcttgacagttgttcagcttttccatttgaaaattatttGCATCAGCTGAAAAAGATGGTCAGATCAAGTAAAAATCCAATTGTCCAAATTACAAAAAGAATAAAGGAGGCTGAAAATACCATGATTTATAAAACATCTCCAGATAATAAAATTTCTCATAAATTTCCTAACAATGTATATTCGTTACCTGGATATAATTGCTGTGAAGTGTTAAGGACTGTACACAGCCGAAGAAGTGAAGAAAATTACTTCATTGTTAGGGTATATCCTTTTCAAAGCCCAATATTTACTAGTCCTTGTGATTCAAGAATATTTGGGGCCTTCAATGTTAATCCACGTAAGGACTTTTTAAAAAAAGTGTATAGGATTAACACATCAACCAGAGGAATGTTAATCAAGAAAACAGAAAGTACTTATATCTTCTTGTCAATACTACATGATTTATGACTAGTAAGTTTCTTGTGATTGTTTTTGATTCTTGTGCAAGCTGTAGGAATACTCTTTGCTTACATTGCAAAATTTTTAACTTTAGTAAAAAGTATTGTTCACCATCATAACATATTAGAATTAAGGTTAACATTGTTGTTTAGTACTATATAAAATTAGTGACTGCTTATTTTCTTAGACACTGATAATGTGCTGCAGAAAATGTCCCTAATCAGTTTAAATTTGTAGATGGCTGAATCTGAAAATAAATACATCGTTGTGGAAGATGAAGAAGGAGAATTGTCAATCATCCATATCAAATGGATGTTTAGTGCATCTGATgtaagtcaatatatatatatattgtttatttgcAAAATTAAAACATTAGTATTTAAAATATGTGTATATGATATATGTTGATAGATTtagagatatatatgtatataatatatgaaatacagtggggcctcgatttatgagacatacatttacatatacatatatttacaaatatatgtccccttTCCAGGGATCAAACGTGGGCTATTGGCCACGTGAAAACCAATCATCGAAAGCCAAAAGAGGAGAAATACCAGACCCATCGAAATGGAGACGTTTCAACATCAGCAAGATTTATTCCATTGATAGTAATTAAATACAAGCATTGATTCATATGGTTAAATCAAAAATTTCTCAATGTTTTGATGTTatacaaagtttcgtaataatgaattatatatactCTAATTTTTATTATAGGTACTTGGGAACTTGCCCTAAAACACCTTAAAAAGGCAGAAGAAACGTCAAATATGGAAAGTGACACAGACACAAGTTATCACCATAGGGCAGTAAAATACAGAAGAATACCAAATGATGTGGATAGAGGTATGTAGGAATGAATGTTTAGAGTTATTCAAAATAATTGTTA
This portion of the Procambarus clarkii isolate CNS0578487 unplaced genomic scaffold, FALCON_Pclarkii_2.0 HiC_scaffold_1409, whole genome shotgun sequence genome encodes:
- the LOC138362178 gene encoding uncharacterized protein, which translates into the protein MAESENKYIVVEDEEGELSIIHIKWMFSASDGSNVGYWPRENQSSKAKRGEIPDPSKWRRFNISKIYSIDSTWELALKHLKKAEETSNMESDTDTSYHHRAVKYRRIPNDVDRDSEDSPPRKVTVSMPRKTAECKLTLDEHQNNMIQESGNLI